From the genome of Deinococcus arcticus:
CGTTAGCCATGTACTCGTAGTAACCACCGCGAACCGTAACCAGGTTCAGGAGGCTGACCTTGGCTGCGATCCCACGGTCCACGATAGCGCTGGGCTCACGGGCCGTGTCCAGGGGGTTCTTGCCGTATGCCACGCTGTTGTCCACGTAGCCGCCCACGGACACAGGGCCCAGGGTTGCCTTGGCCTTGACGCCGAAGCCGGTGCGGCCAGCAACGTAGGGCGCCGTGCTGTTGGTAGCTGTGGGGTCAGCTTCCATGATGCCAGCCGTGGCATTGTAACCAGGGCTCACGCTGCGGTAGTTGATGGTGTAGAACTTCACTGGGCCCAGGCTGCCAGCAGCCTTGGCGTAGAAGGCATTCTCGACCGTGGTCACAGCGGTGCGTGTGGGGGCGGCGCCAGCGTTGCGGGCATAGGTCGCAGTCGTGACGCGGCTGGTGGCATATTCGCTGTCCAGCTGCCAGCCACCCACCGTGCCGTGCAGGTCGGCGCCGAACGCCGTCACATCAGCAACCAGAGTGGTGTTCACACCCGTGTAGGCGGGAACAGCAGGCGGCCCCACAACAGCGGCGCGGTCCGTGGCCAGGAAAGCAGCGTTGGCTTCGGCAAACGCGTCAGCACCTTCCTGCATGTAGTGGATGCCCGCCTTCAGGGTGCCCACAGGGGTGATGGTGGCGCGCAGGCCACGGTAGTAGATGTTGTCGCCGTTGGCCCCGCCACGGCTGCCGTAGACACCCGTGATAGTGGGCTTGAAGGCGCCGATAACGGGCAGGGTGCTGCCGTCGACATTGACGATGTAGCCGTCGCCACGGCCCACAGCGTCGTTGTCACCAATGTAGTCGGCGAATTTGAACTTCAGGCTCTTGCCGAAGGTCACCGTGATGGGCGCGTTACCCACGGTGAATTGAGCAGTAGCGTTGTTGAAGTAGAAGAACAGGGGGCGGTAGGTCGTGCCATCCTGGACCACATCGGGGTAACGGCTGTCGGCGGTGGGCAGGCCAGCACGAATGCCAAAGCTCACATCCACCTTGTTGACGTTCAGGCCACCAGGTCCGGGAACGAACGCGCCGCTGACGGCGCTCTTGGTGGTGTCCAAACGGCCAGTCGCCGTACCGAAGGTGATGCCAAAGCTAATGGTGGTGGCACCTTCAACATTGACAGCGCCCGCAGCGGTCGAGAACCCGTAATAGTTCACTGCAGCCGCAGCGTTCTGGGTCTGGTTGGCGGTTTCATCAGTCGTCCGAGCCGGGGCCTGACCATTGGCGACTGGGACACGGCCACCAGTCATGTCGGCGTAGTCCACAGCCGTATCAACCGTCGTGGCGCTGCCGTCCGTACCCGTGGTGAAGACGGTGCCGGGAATCAGGCGGTCAAAGTCCATATCCCGGGTGCTGCGGGCCACGTAGTAGGTGGCGCTCAGGGTGGGCTGGATGCTGAAGGCGAAGCGCTCCAGCTGGGTCACGCGGTTGTCGATGCTGTTGACGCGGGTTTCCACGACGCCCACGCGGCCAGCGAGGTTGTCGAAGTCGGCGCGGGCCACCAGATCGGCCTGGGCGGCTTCCACGGCGCTGACGCGGTCCTGCAGGTTCAGGAT
Proteins encoded in this window:
- a CDS encoding S-layer homology domain-containing protein, which produces MKKSLLVLTAALSFGAAAAQTTAPASAPQVPALTDVPAGHWAKDAIDRLVSTGIILGYPDGTFRGTQNLTRYEAAVIIARLLDQMRQGQVAPSDIDPETLTALQNAIQELAADLAALGVRVSDLEENMVSRDDFARLEERVEMIAAASGDAEALAGITAQIEELTARADEYDTLRADVDDNASSIAALNDLTVLLNQDILNLQDRVSAVEAAQADLVARADFDNLAGRVGVVETRVNSIDNRVTQLERFAFSIQPTLSATYYVARSTRDMDFDRLIPGTVFTTGTDGSATTVDTAVDYADMTGGRVPVANGQAPARTTDETANQTQNAAAAVNYYGFSTAAGAVNVEGATTISFGITFGTATGRLDTTKSAVSGAFVPGPGGLNVNKVDVSFGIRAGLPTADSRYPDVVQDGTTYRPLFFYFNNATAQFTVGNAPITVTFGKSLKFKFADYIGDNDAVGRGDGYIVNVDGSTLPVIGAFKPTITGVYGSRGGANGDNIYYRGLRATITPVGTLKAGIHYMQEGADAFAEANAAFLATDRAAVVGPPAVPAYTGVNTTLVADVTAFGADLHGTVGGWQLDSEYATSRVTTATYARNAGAAPTRTAVTTVENAFYAKAAGSLGPVKFYTINYRSVSPGYNATAGIMEADPTATNSTAPYVAGRTGFGVKAKATLGPVSVGGYVDNSVAYGKNPLDTAREPSAIVDRGIAAKVSLLNLVTVRGGYYEYMANVAAPIPAGFQNTAGTRYAVRADVTPGLGFSVGAFFRNLSIAGFRANSDSGLFSYSTSASSNEFGLTTTELDSNSCGGTTCYSEFGVEAKHDGKAADAIVKNLDLTLGYKARYRTATNSYSNNVVYGNAAYNGKVGVANINVGAGFETSTYGSTELSTNNTLANTTSFNGTVDVKTDTLNTVFRPSFEAYAKFYNKSYDYAATGANVDFTANDVTYRVGVRLNEFLLPNTKLAVYYAGYVGTNRAYRPFAAGASGTAGTAGTTVDQYNYNRTLTQSLVYVEGNYYDLSFGYGYGTLGLTGLAASTTTAAQPAQSARGSVFKISYRVTF